The following coding sequences lie in one Phragmites australis chromosome 8, lpPhrAust1.1, whole genome shotgun sequence genomic window:
- the LOC133925969 gene encoding uncharacterized protein LOC133925969, with product MDWYSWLSRTGLAPSLTYEYGLLFIRNELEPCDATHFDHDLLKSMGIAIAKHRLEILKLAKKQGAAAEGKDGAGDASAAARLARRARGCLTRCVRRLAGGGRRGASSVTVVPRICSGDDAVHVGAVQRKSAAKKMMLMITDGGGGEGLRGGARLSASSQKASLMFHDCYHDDGDEDDSGDDEEERCSQDGTGREIKWDSMFQDLKPT from the coding sequence ATGGACTGGTACTCGTGGCTGTCGAGGACGGGGCTGGCGCCGTCGCTGACGTACGAGTACGGGCTCCTCTTCATCCGGAACGAGCTGGAGCCCTGTGACGCGACGCACTTCGACCACGACCTGCTCAAGAGCATGGGCATCGCCATCGCCAAGCACCGGCTCGAGATCCTCAAGCTGGCCAAGAAGCAGGGCGCCGCGGCGGAGGGCAAGGACGGCGCCGGCGACGCCTCGGCGGCCGCGCGGCTCGCGCGCAGGGCCAGGGGGTGCCTGACGCGGTGCGTGCGCCGGCTGGCCGGCGGGGGAAGGAGGGGCGCGTCGTCGGTCACCGTCGTGCCGAGGATCTGCAGCGGCGACGACGCCGTCCACGTCGGCGCCGTGCAGAGGAAGAGCGCTGCCAAGAAGATGATGCTCATGATCaccgacggtggcggcggcgagggtttGAGGGGCGGCGCGCGGCTGTCAGCGTCATCGCAGAAGGCGAGCCTGATGTTCCATGACTGTTAccacgacgacggcgacgaggacgacagcggcgacgacgaggaggaacGGTGCTCACAGGACGGCACCGGAAGGGAGATCAAGTGGGACTCCATGTTTCAGGACCTGAAACCAACGTGA